In one window of Flavobacterium ginsengisoli DNA:
- the tyrS gene encoding tyrosine--tRNA ligase, translating to MLAIFLPENGLEEKLNLAKKENRKLIIKLGFDPTAPDLHLGHAVVLKKLKQFQDLGHQIVIVVGSFTARIGDPTGKNKSRKPLSIEEVQHNAETYISQLSKIIDVEKAKIVFNSEWLDELPFSEVIQIMSNVTVAQLMHRNDFNKRFSENTPIAMHELVYPILQGFDSVKINADIEMGGTDQLFNCTMGRQLQESFKLSGQIVMCMPLLKGLDGKEKMSKSLHNTIGLIDEPNEMFGKTMSIPDALILEFLELTTNFSFEEKEEIKKRLEKENPMDIKKLIAKNIISQYHNQNEAEQAEQFFINQFQSKNASIKIIYSCFDFFFRKSNQ from the coding sequence ATGCTTGCCATCTTTCTTCCCGAAAATGGCTTAGAAGAAAAATTAAACCTAGCTAAAAAAGAAAACAGAAAATTAATTATTAAACTGGGTTTTGATCCAACTGCTCCAGATTTGCATTTGGGGCATGCTGTTGTGCTTAAAAAACTGAAACAATTTCAAGATTTAGGACATCAAATTGTAATTGTTGTTGGAAGTTTTACGGCAAGAATCGGTGATCCGACTGGAAAAAACAAAAGCCGAAAACCTTTAAGTATTGAAGAAGTACAGCACAACGCAGAAACCTACATTTCGCAATTGTCTAAAATTATTGATGTTGAAAAGGCCAAAATTGTTTTCAACTCAGAATGGCTTGACGAACTTCCTTTTTCTGAAGTGATTCAGATTATGTCGAATGTGACGGTTGCACAATTGATGCATCGGAATGACTTTAATAAGCGTTTTAGCGAGAATACGCCAATTGCAATGCATGAATTGGTTTACCCAATTTTGCAAGGTTTTGATTCGGTTAAAATTAATGCTGATATCGAAATGGGCGGAACAGACCAATTATTTAACTGCACCATGGGAAGACAGTTACAGGAAAGTTTTAAACTTTCGGGACAAATTGTGATGTGTATGCCTTTACTTAAGGGATTGGATGGAAAGGAAAAGATGAGCAAATCGCTTCATAATACAATTGGTTTAATTGATGAACCAAATGAAATGTTTGGTAAAACGATGTCAATTCCTGACGCTCTTATTTTAGAATTTTTAGAATTGACAACCAATTTTTCATTCGAAGAAAAAGAAGAAATCAAGAAAAGATTAGAGAAAGAAAATCCGATGGATATTAAAAAACTAATTGCTAAAAATATTATCAGCCAATACCATAATCAAAATGAAGCAGAACAAGCAGAACAATTTTTCATTAATCAATTTCAAAGTAAAAATGCGAGCATCAAAATCATTTATTCCTGTTTCGATTTCTTCTTTAGAAAATCAAACCAATAA
- a CDS encoding acyltransferase family protein, with protein sequence MSSISSDIKPKKHYEILDGLRGVATILVVAFHIFEAFAGGNRFKQIINHGYLAVDFFFLLSGFVVAYAYDDRWGKMGQWEFYKRRLIRLQPMVILGMIIGAIFYYFQASDALFPMIAGMEVWKVILTMVIGFTLLPIPPSLEIRGWGEMHPLNGPAWSLFFEYIANILYALIFRKFSNKVMSVFVLIFAGLLINYTVFGSKGDVIGGWSLNLEQMNVGFTRLLYPFFAGVLLCRLGKLIHVKNAFWICSILITIVLALPRFGDENSLWINGLYESICIILIFPLIVAIGAGGEIKNEFSLKICKLLGDISYPIYITHYPLIYWFTAWVVDNKVSMENGYLEGIGVLIVTIILAFVCLKLYDEPVRKWLVNKFQKRKVSLQ encoded by the coding sequence ATGAGTTCAATTTCATCTGATATTAAACCAAAAAAACATTACGAAATTCTAGACGGACTGCGTGGAGTTGCGACTATTTTAGTTGTTGCTTTCCATATTTTTGAAGCCTTTGCAGGCGGAAACCGTTTTAAACAAATTATAAATCACGGATATCTTGCGGTAGATTTCTTTTTCCTTTTATCAGGATTTGTTGTCGCTTATGCATATGACGATCGTTGGGGTAAAATGGGACAATGGGAATTTTACAAACGCCGTTTAATTCGTTTACAGCCAATGGTAATTCTAGGAATGATCATTGGGGCTATATTTTACTATTTTCAAGCTTCAGACGCATTATTTCCAATGATTGCGGGAATGGAAGTCTGGAAAGTTATTTTAACTATGGTAATAGGTTTTACACTTTTACCAATTCCACCTTCATTAGAAATTAGAGGTTGGGGAGAAATGCATCCTTTAAATGGGCCGGCATGGTCGCTTTTTTTCGAATATATTGCAAACATCTTGTACGCCTTAATCTTTCGTAAATTTTCGAATAAAGTAATGTCGGTCTTTGTATTAATATTTGCCGGATTGCTAATTAATTATACAGTTTTCGGATCAAAAGGAGACGTAATTGGCGGTTGGTCATTGAATTTGGAGCAAATGAATGTCGGTTTTACCCGTTTATTATATCCGTTTTTTGCTGGAGTATTACTTTGCCGTCTAGGAAAACTTATTCATGTAAAAAACGCCTTTTGGATTTGCAGTATTTTAATCACGATTGTTTTGGCACTGCCAAGATTTGGAGACGAAAATAGTCTTTGGATAAATGGTTTATACGAATCAATCTGTATTATTTTAATTTTTCCGCTTATTGTCGCAATTGGAGCAGGAGGAGAGATTAAAAATGAATTTTCATTAAAAATCTGTAAGCTTCTAGGAGACATTTCGTATCCAATTTACATTACACATTATCCACTAATTTATTGGTTTACAGCTTGGGTTGTAGATAATAAAGTTAGTATGGAAAATGGATATTTAGAAGGAATTGGAGTTTTAATTGTGACCATAATATTAGCTTTCGTATGCTTAAAATTATACGATGAACCAGTTAGAAAATGGCTTGTAAATAAATTTCAAAAAAGAAAAGTTTCTTTACAGTAA
- a CDS encoding DUF1349 domain-containing protein, whose product MKRILLFTFGFVMFQNLSAQSLNKMQWFNEPEKWEIKNNALIMNVTANSDYWRISHYGFTVDDAPFYYANYGGEFEAKVKLTGNYIARFDQMGLMIRIDEKNYIKTGVEFVDGKFNVSTVVTHDKSDWSVTTLDKVPPFIWIKAVRRLDAVEIFYSFDDKNYIMTRNAPLQDNAPVMVGLMVASPDGKGFEAKFENFSVKHLPDQRRAEWLKNHQ is encoded by the coding sequence ATGAAACGAATACTACTATTTACATTTGGTTTTGTCATGTTCCAGAACCTTTCAGCACAGAGTCTGAACAAAATGCAATGGTTTAATGAACCTGAAAAATGGGAAATTAAAAATAATGCATTGATTATGAATGTCACCGCAAATAGCGATTACTGGAGAATTTCGCACTATGGATTCACGGTGGATGATGCGCCTTTTTACTACGCCAATTATGGTGGAGAGTTTGAAGCAAAAGTAAAACTGACAGGAAACTACATCGCTCGTTTTGACCAGATGGGTTTGATGATTCGTATAGACGAGAAAAATTACATCAAAACAGGAGTGGAGTTTGTAGACGGAAAATTTAATGTCAGTACCGTTGTAACACACGACAAAAGCGATTGGAGCGTAACAACTTTAGATAAAGTGCCTCCTTTTATTTGGATTAAAGCCGTACGACGATTAGATGCCGTTGAAATATTCTATTCTTTTGATGATAAAAACTATATCATGACCAGAAATGCGCCTTTACAGGATAACGCACCAGTTATGGTAGGTTTAATGGTCGCTTCTCCTGACGGAAAAGGCTTTGAAGCAAAATTTGAAAACTTCTCTGTAAAACATTTACCAGACCAGAGAAGAGCAGAATGGCTAAAAAATCATCAATAA